Below is a window of Polyangiaceae bacterium DNA.
TTCTGGATCGCCTACTGGGTGTTCGTCCCCTCCTTCGTCGTCAGCATGATCGCCTTCGCGCGCCACACCGTCGGGATCACCGCGACGCAGGTGGTGATCGCCCTCATGGTCGGAGTGACGCTCGCGTGCCGGGAGCCGCGCCGCGACTTCACGCTCTTCGCCGCCGGCTCGCTGCTCGGGATCTTCCTCGAGTACTGGGGCACCAGCCGCCAGTGCTGGACGTATTACACCGGGCAGATCCCGCCGCCGGTGGCCGCCGTCGCCCACGGTTTCGCCGCCATCGCCTTCGCGCGCGGGGCCGACGCGCTGAACCGCGTGCTCGACTCCGCGCTCGTGGGCCGCGATCAGCGCTTCGCGTAGCGCTCGCGCCCGTCCACCCAGGTCGCCAAGGTCTCGGTGCGCCAGAGGTCGCTCGGGGCGGTCTCGAGCGGATCTCGGTCCACGACGCAGAGGTCCGCGCGGGCGCCGGGCCGGAGCCGCGGGTCGTCCTGGAGCACGGCGCTCGCCGCGCCGCACACGAACGCCTCCAGCGCCTCCGGCACGCTCAGGCACTGCTCGGCGAGCCAGCCGCGCTCCGGCGCGCCCTGCCGGTCCTGTCGGGTCACCGCGGCGTGCAGGCCGAACCAGGGGTTTTCGTGCTCGATGGGCGCGTCCGAGCCGAACGCCAGCCGCGCCCCGCTCCGCGCCAGGCTGCGCCAGGCGTAGGCGCCGAGCAGGCGCTCGCGGCCCAGGCGCGCTTCGGCCCAGGGCATGTCGCTGGTCGCGTGGGTCGGCTGCATGCTCGCGGTCACGCCGAGCTCGCGGAAGCGCGGCAGGTCTTCCGGCGCGAGGATCTGCGCGTGCTCGACGCGGTGCCGGCGCGAGCGATCGCTGCCTTGCGCCGCAGCGATGGCGTCGAGGGCGCGTCGATTGGCGAGATCGCCGATGGCGTGGATGGCGATCTGAAGGCCCGCTTCGTGGATGCGGCGGGCCGCTTCGGTGAGCTCGTGGGGCTCCATCAGCGCGAGCCCGCGCTCTGACGGGCGGTCGCAGTACGGACACGAGAGGAGCGCGCCATGAGAGCCGAGGGCGCCGTCGGCGAACAGCTTCACGCCGACCTCGCGGTACAGGCCCACCCGGGTCGGGCTGGCCATCCGCTCGGCGATGGCCTCCGGTTTGCCGTACAGGTGCGCGAACACGCGCACGCCGAGCGCCCCGTCGGCGGCGAGCTCGGCCAGCACCTCCGCCATCTCGGGCGTCGTGCCCATGTCGTGAACGCTGCCGAGGCCCGCGCGCGCCAGCGCCTCGACCCCCGCGAGCAGCTCGGCCCGGAGCTCCGCCCGAGAAGGCGCCGGGATCTTTTCCTCCACCAGCTCCATGGCCGTGTCCACCAGGAGCCCCGTCGGCTCCCCGCGCGCGTCGCGCACGATGCTGCCGCCGGCCGGATCCGCCGTGTCGCGGCGGATCCCCGCGAGCTCGAGCGCGCGAGAGCTGGCCCAGAGCGCGTGCCCGTCGATGCGCGTGAGCGCAACGGGACGTCCGGGCGCCGCCCGGTCGAGGGCGTCCCGGGTCGGGTATTCGGCGCCTGGCCAGCGGTTCTGGTCCCAGCCGCGGCCGAGCAGCCAGGCGCCGGCGTGAAGCTCGGCGTGCCGCGCCCCGACCGCAACCGCCGCGTCCTCGGAGCTCTGACAGCCCCGGAGGTCGAGCTGTCGCGCGCGGGCGCCGATGCCCTGGATGTGCAGGTGCGCGTCCGAGAGCCCCGGGAGCACGACCGCGCCGCCGAGATCCCGCACCTCGCCGTCGAGCCCGCGGGCGTCGTCTGCGACGTGCGTGACGCGCCCGCCCTCGAAGCGCAGCACGCGCGCTCGGGGGCGCTCGGGGTCGAGCGTGAGCACGCGCGCGTTCACGAGCAGGGTGGCCATCAGCGACAGCTCGCGAACACCTGCTCGTACAGCGCGGCGCCGAGCTTCTCGTGACCGGGCGGGCCGAAGTGCAGACCGTCGCGCAGGCTCCCGGCGTAGTCGGGGCAGATCTTTTCGGGGTCCCCGCAGGAGAGCAGCGCGAAGGCGTCCACCACGTGATGGACCTTGCCCTCCTTTGCCTGGCTCTGGATCCAAGCGTTCAGCTCGCGGGTCGAGGCGGCGCGCTTTTCGTTGTAGTACTTCGTGAAGCCGCCCCAGGGCGCGACGGTGAGCGCGACGACCTTCCAGCCGCGCGCGCGGGCCGCGTCGTAGATGGCGGTCAGATCCGTCGCGACCTTCTTCGGCGTGCGCCCGGCGGTCAGATCGCTGTAGAGATCGTTCACGCCGCCGAACACCACCAGGTGGGTGTAGTCGGTGCCGCTCGAGAGCACGTCGCGCTCGAAGCGCCGGCGGATCTGGTTGACCATGTCGCCGCCCTTGCCGAAGTTGTCGAAGCGGCTCTCCGGGCAGCGCTTGGCCAGATAGTCGAGGTACTTGCCGCCGCCCGACTTGGCGTCGGTGAGCGAGTCGCCGAGGGCGGCCACCACGACCTTCTGCTTTGGAGCGGGCGCGGTGGGTTCGGCGCTCGGCGGCGGTGACGGCGGCTCCACTGGCGGCGCGCTCTGGGCCGGGACGACCGGCGACGGAGCCGGCGCGGCGGGCGGCGGCGCGGGGGCGGCCCCGCAGCGCACGAACCCCACCGCCAGCGCGGCGACGCCCGCGGCGCACAGGGTGGTGAACGACGGCCTCTCGAAGCGCATGTCTCGCAATCTTCGCCCACGTTGGCGATTTTCGCTATGAACCTCGGCGTGGGTGCCATCGAGGTCTACAAGAAGACGCGGAAGCGTCCAGACCTGTTCTGGAACACCTACGTGGCGCGCCCGCCCGCGGCCGCGGTGGTCGCCCTGCTCGCCGGGACCCGGGTCACCCCCGACCAGGTGACCCTGTTCGCCTTCGTGGTGGCCATGGCGGCGGCGGCGTGCGTCATCGCGCTGCCGGGGTACTGGGGGTTCCTGATCGCCATCGTGGTGTTCGAGCTGTCCTACGTGCTCGACTGCGTGGACGGCATGCTGGCGCGCTGGCGCGGCACGGCGTCTGCCACCGGGCACCTGCTCGACTTCCTGATGGACGAGATCAAGGCGTTCGTGCTCCTGGGCGCGATCTCGGTCCGCCTGTTCCGCGAGCATCACGACACGCTCTACCTCCTGATCGGCGTCGGCGGGCTGGTGGCGCTGGCCACCGGCATCGCCATCACCACCTTCCAGCGCCGGCCGGAGGTCTCCGGCAGGCCAGCCGACGCGAAGGACACTCCTGGCAGTGGGAAGCGCTCGCTCGTCTCGCTGATCGCTTCAGCGCCGCTCGGCGTGGCCAAGTGGCTGGTGCACTACCCGTCGTACATCCTGTACGTCGCCATCGCCGGTCGCCCGGAGCTCTACTTGTATCCCTACGTCGCGGTGAACGCGCTGTACGCGCTGAAGAGCTTGGCGTGGCTGGCGTTGCGGTTCGGGCGGGGGGCGCGGGCGTAGCTGACCGAGCGCGGGGATTGTGCACACCGGTTGCGCCGCCGCGTAACGAACGCGAGTTCTCCCGAGTCCCGGGCCTCGCGGTCGAGAACTGGGCGAAGTGAACGTCTTTGCAGCCCAGCCGTTCGTGACGTAGCCGGGTGTCGGCAACGCGGGGAGGAGCGGAGGATGCTAGGAAGCGTGGAGAGCACGACTGGCGGACCGCCGCCGGACTTGGCCACGCGCTTCAGCGTCTGGGCGTCGAAGTAGTAGAGGTACTGCGCGTCCATTGCGAGCACACTGACTTGGCTCTCTGTGGTCAGGAGGTCGGATGCCGTGCTGGAGGCCAAGTCGACGCGGCGAAGCCCCCCGTGCCAATAACGCATGAGACACCTTCTTCCGGTCGCGTGACAAGGCGGTCCGACATCACGCAACGTCAGGTTCTGCTGCCGAGCCTAGTGCGGCATCTCCCGCCCGAGCTCCTCGACCACGCTCTGGTCGTCGAGCGTCGCGGGCCGTCCGGGTCGCTTCGCCCGGAGGTCCTTGGGCATGTAGGAGAGCTCGGCCACCGTGGTGCCGGAGAGCCAGGCGCGCGCGGCCGCGAAGTCGAGCTCGCCGGGCGCGCGGACGAAGCCCAGCACGAAGCCCCAGTCGCCGAGGGAAGGCACCGCCGCGTGGTAGGGATGCGGCTCGAGCTCCGCGGCCCGGAGCGTCGCCACGATGGAGTCGAAGCTGGTCGGCGCCGTGAATGGCGACAGGGCCTGCACCACGCACACGCCGTCCGGCGTCAGCCGCTCGCGCAGCTTGCGGTAGAAGTAGCGCGTGAAGTTCTTGCCCTCGACGTGGCCGTCGGGATCCGGCAGATCCACCACGGCCACGTCGAAGCGTTCGCTGCCCTCCGCGAGCCAAAGGATGGGCTCCCGCTCGATCACGCGCAGGCGCGGTGACGTGAGCGCGCCCTCGGCGCGGCGGGCGAGCCAGCGCTGCGTCCGCGCGATGTCCACGAGCGCGCGATCCACCACCACCACGGTCACCGACTCGACGTCCGGGTGACGCAGGATCTCGCGCTCCGCCGGGCCCGCGCCGCCGCCGAGCAGGAGCACTCGCCCGCGGGCCTTCGCCACGCCGAGCGCCGGGTGGACCAGCGCCTCGAAGTAGCGGCGCTCGTCCAGGGTCGAGACCTTCAGGTGGCCGTCCACCCAGAGCTCGTAGCCCTCCTGCCCGGAGGTCACCTCGTAGCGGCCGCGCTCCGACTCGCGGTGGAACACCACCGGGTTGGGGTGGGAGCCGAGGATCGCCGTGGGCACGACGAGCTCGCACGCGAAGAAGAGCCCGAGCCAGAGCAGCACCGCCGAGAACGAGGCGAGACGCGCGAGCGCTGCGCCGGGGCTCGGGCGGCGCTCCAGGAACCAGCGCAAGGTCGGCGCCCAGGCGCCGAGGGCTGCCAGCAGCATGGCCAGGGAGAGGGACGCGCGAAGCGGACCCACCACCGAGGCGATGCCGGCGCCGGTGCCGCACAGCACCGCGAGCGCGAGCAGCCGGAACGGGTTGGCGAGCCGCCAGGGCGCGTCGAGCCGGACGAGCGTGCGGCCGAGCGCGCCGAGCCCGAGGGCGGTGCTCGCGCCGAGCGCGGCGCCGGTCACCAGGGCGGTGCAGAGGCTCGTGGCGACGAGGGGCGCTCCCGTGGCGAAGGCGAAGTAGGCGACGCCCGCGGAGGTCCCGACCGAGAGCGAGGCGAACGCGAGCATCCACGGCAGCGCGCCGAAGGCGTCGGCCCAGCGCTGGCGCGCGGCGAAGATCCCGAACGCGGCGGCGCCTAGGCCGGTGACGCCGATCAGCGGGCGAAAGGCCGCGTTTTCCGCGTCCACGTAGAGCGCGGGCTGGACCACGAAGACCTCGTGGGCCGCGCCGACGAGCGCCGCCGCGCCCAGCACGGCGAAGTAGAACGGCGGCCCGCCGATGTCCGTGGCCGCCGGCTCACTTGCCGCCGCTGTAGACGCCGGACCCGCTTCGGACGCCACTGCTCCCGCTGCTGCTGCTACCGCTGCTCCCGCTGCCGTCGCCGATGCACGCGCCGCACGAGCCGAGCGCGCAGATCAGCAGGATCAGCAGGATCACGATGATGATCACCGTGGTCGAGGCGCAGCCGCCGCTGCCTCCGGAGGAGCCGCCGCCTGCCGCGATGCCCTGCGCCCCCGCGCCGTCCACTGGCAGCCCGAAGGCGTTGGCGATCACCGCCCAGGGCATGGGCGCGGAGTAGCTCCAGTTGGCCTCCCCGCCGCCCGCCTCGCGGGAGAGCACGTCGTTGCCGCTGATGAAGTCGGTGACCTGCGTCTCCTCGCCGATCTCTGCCTTCCAGTAGATCTCGCCGAGCACGTAGTCCACGCGGGCCACGTTCTGGTTGCGGCGCGAGAAGCTGCGGCCGCCCCAGCCGACCTGGTTGGGCATGCCGTAGAGCTCGAGCTCGGCCAGGTTCACCGACGTGACCCAGCTCCACCCCGTCTCCGGGTCCTTGACCAGCCAGCGGTAGCCGACGGGCTGCGACCAGAGCAGGAACTCCTCCCAGGTGTAGCGCTCGCCTTCGAAGTCGCTGGAGCGCTTCATGTAGGCGATGCAGATGTACTCGACGCCGTCCAGCGTGCCGCGGCCCCCGATGGGGATGTCCGGCAGCTGCATGGCGCGCTCCTGCTGCGCCACCACCTGCTGGAGGGCCACGTCGCTGACCGCGCCGCAATACGGGCAGCCCACGCGCTCGGCGCGATCCCCGGCGAGCTTCGGGATGTCGCCGCCGCACTGCGGGCACTTGATCATCGCCGACTTGATCTTCTGAGCGCTGCGCGGACCGAGCTGGGTCACCTGCATCTGCGGCTCGTCGAACACCCAGCCGGTGAAGACCTCGTAGGAGCCGCGATTGTCGTGGTAATCGAGGGTCGCGAAGGCGTTGTTGACGCCGTAGCAGTCGGCGTAGTGGCGGACGAATCCGCGCGGGAAGGCGGCGGGCAGCTCGCCCTCCGCGCTGACGATGGTGCCGGTCTTGATCTCGGCGACGCGGAAGTTCCCGGCCGCGCCGAGCGGCACGTCCATCTCGACGTAGAGCGCGGTGTAGGGCGGGATCGCCAGCCCCGGCGTCTGGCTGGTGACGTACCACTTGCCCTGCGCGTACGCGAGCCAGCCCCAGGCCTGTCCGTAGTCGAAGGCGACGTAGTACTCGTCCCAGGGTCCCTTGCCGTGGTCGAGCTGGACGCGGCCGAGCACCTCGAAGGGCCGCCCCGAGAGCGTGCCCTGGTCACCGACGGCGATCAGCGACGGTGTGTTCGCGATGTCGGCGACCTTGCCCAGGTTCTCCAGGCCGCGGTCCGAGCGCACCACCGTGGCGCGGCAGTACTCGCAAACCTTGGCGATGGACGAGCCCACTCCGAACTCGATCGACGCCCCACAGCTCGGGCAGCTCCCCTGCGCGACGGCCATTCAGTAACTCGGGACGGACTCTAGCATCATCGCCGGACTCTTTGACACGATCCGAACGCGAGGCCCGCGCCCGACGAAAACTGGCCAAAAACACCTGAGAAGGCCGGGCTTCTCGATTCACCTTGCCCGCACCGAAGTAACGAGCGCGCTGTCCTTCGGAGCACGGCGCGGCGCCCGCGCGGGGCGGCACGGGGCGGCGCTCAGCCGCGCATGCGCGCGCGGAACAGAGCTCGGGAGCCGGAGCGGGTGCGGGAGCAGGAGCAGAAGCCGGAGCAGGAGCCGGAGCAGGAGCAGAAGCAGGAGCAGGAGCCGGAGCAGGAGCCGGAGCAGGAGCAGAAGCCGGAGCAGAAGCCGGAGCAGGAGCAGGAGCAGGAGCAGGAGCAGGAGCAGGAGCAGGAGCAGGAGCAGGAGCAGGAGCAGGAGCAGGAGCAGGAGCAGGAGCGGGAGCAGGAGCGGGAGCAGGAGCGGGAGCCGGAGCGGGTGCGGGTGGTACTGGTGGTACCGGGTGGTACCGGAGGTACCGGACAGGACATCGCTGACAGCTGGGGTCCTTCCGGGCCGCGTGGCTTGCACGCGCGTGCCAGCTGACGCTGGCACTGGCGCGTGCAGCGCTCTCGGGATTTGTCCTCGGCCCGTGGAGGACCACGCAGCTCAGGTGGGTCGATCCGGCTGCCTGGTTTTCGAGTCCTTCACCGGGGGTGAAAGGACTCGAAAACCATGCCCCAGCCTTCTCTCCCACACCATCGACTGCTCGCCTGGCATCTCGCCGCGGAGCTCGTGCGGCTCGTGAACGACATCCGCATCAGCGACGCCGAGGACCGGCGCGAGGCGCGGCGGGCCGCCAAGAGCTGCGCGCGCAACGTCGCCGAAGGCGCGGGCCGCACCTCGCGCGCCGACAAGGCCCGCGTCTACGCCATCGCCCGCGGCGAGTGCGGCGAGTGCGTCGCCAGCGTCGAGCTCGCAGGCGCGACGGGCGCCTGCGCAGCCGGTGACGTCGCTCGGGTGACCGAGCTCGGGAGCCGGCTGTCCGCGATGCTGTACCGGTTGAGCTAGCCTTCGGCCTGAGATTCGACTCGGGCTCGTCGAGCGCGGTCTCGCCGGCGCGGATGGTCGTGCGATCCCGGTCGAAGATGCGGCCCAGCTCGGAGAAGCTGAAGCTGCGAGCGGGGTCATGTCGCAAGAGGTACCAGACCTCCTGGCAAGCGGCCACGGCGGCCTGCGAGCGTCCGCGACCGCAGACTTCGTCGAGCAGGACGCCGCGGCGCTCGCAGACGCTCAGGACGAGCGGCAAGAGGCTGCGTGCGGGAGAGCACGCGACTCGATGCAGCTCTAAGCCTGCCGGAGGGGTGTCCCACGCGAGCGAAGTGTGCGGTTGGGGGTGCGGTTGGGCGTGCGGTTGGGCGTGCGGTTGGGCGTGCGGTTGAGCGTGAGGGAGAGCACGCGACTCGATGCAGCTCGAAGCCTCATGGAGGGGTGTCCCACGCGAGCGAAGTGTGCGGTTGGGGGTGCGGTTGGGCGTGCGGTTGGGCGTGCGGTTGGGCGTGCGGTTGAGCGTGAGGAGAGCACGCGACTCGATGCAGCTCGAAGCCTCATGGAGGGGTGTCCCACGCGAGCGAAGTGTGCGGTTGGGGTGCGGTTGGGCGTGCGGTTGGGCGTGCGGTTGGGCGTGCGGTTGGGCGTGCGGGAGAGCACGCGACTGGATGCAGCTCGAAGCCTCATGGAGGGGTGTCCCACGCGAGCGAAGTGTGCGGTTGGGCGTGCGGTTGGGCGTGCGGTTGGGCGTGCGGCAGAGCACGCGACTCGATGCGGCTCGAAGCCTGACGGACGGAGGGGTGTCCCACGCGAGCGAAGTGTGCGGTTGGGCGTGCGGTTGGGCGTGCGGTTGGGCGTGCGGCAGAGCACGCGACTCGATGCGGCTCGAAGCCTGACGGACGGAGGGGTGTCCCACGCGAGCGAAGTGTGCGGTTGGGCGTGCGGTTGGGCGTGCGGTTGGGCGTGCGGTTGGGCGTGCGGTTGGGCGTGCGGTTGGGCGTGCGGTTGGGCGTGCGGTTGGGCGTGCGGTTGGGCGTGCGGTTGGGCGTGCGGTTGGGCGTGCGGTTGGGCGTGCGGTTGAGCGTGCGGGAGAGCACGCGGCTTCGGCCCGTGTGTGGAGGACCACGCAGCTCGGGTGGGTCGTCCGGGCTGCATGGTCTTCGAGTCGTTCAACGGGGGTGAAAGGTCGCCACGCGTGTGGGGAGTCCGCGGAGCGAGAGGAAATCCCCGCTCACTTCGCTTCGGCCCGCGTCTCCCGCAGGGCCTCGTCTACCAGTGAGGCCAGCTCGTCCGTGGCGCGATCCTTCTTCGCCGCCTTCTTCGGCTGCGGCGCCGTCTGAAGCATCGCCTCGAGCTCGGCCAGGGACAGGTCGTCGTCGTGCTTCTTCATGCCGAACAGGCCGCCGAACAAGGGCTTGTCCTTGGCCAGGTCGAAGTCGCCTTCGGCCAGGCGCTCGGGCGATTCCTTCAGGGCGCGCAGGAGGGCGCTGTTCCTCTCGAGGAGGGCCCGCGCGTCGTCGAACGCCTCGCGCTGCGTGGGCGGCAGCTCCTTGGCCAGGGCGCGCGCGGAGTGCTCGCCGCGGGCCGTGAACAGCACGCAAGCGATGGACAGCTCCGCCGGTCCGAGGGCGGTCAGCTTGGCCACGCTGGGGCCGCCGCAGCTCTTGGAGTAGATGTGCGAGCCCTCCAGCATCAGCTCGCCGAACCCCAGCGCCACCGCCGTGAGGTCCACGCTGAGCTCCAGCGGCTCGTCGATGGAGTCGCCCTCGTTCTTGGTCTCCATCAGGAAGACGTAGGCGAGCGCGCGCGCCACCGTGGCGGTCAGCGCGACCGGGTGCCGGAGCTCGGCCTCCTGGAGCTGGAGCCGCCAGCCGTCGCCGTCGTCCACCAACCGAGTGGGCGACTCGGTGTTCGCACCCTTGGGCACGGCGCAGCCCCCGGTGCCGCAGCCCCCGCCACCGTGCGCGTGCTCTTCGCCCTCGGCGTCGATCAGCACGGGCTTGACCGGGATGTCCGCCATGCCGGCGTGCTCCTGCATCCGCTTGACCAGACGCCGCAGCGACTTCGCGTCGG
It encodes the following:
- a CDS encoding amidohydrolase; this translates as MATLLVNARVLTLDPERPRARVLRFEGGRVTHVADDARGLDGEVRDLGGAVVLPGLSDAHLHIQGIGARARQLDLRGCQSSEDAAVAVGARHAELHAGAWLLGRGWDQNRWPGAEYPTRDALDRAAPGRPVALTRIDGHALWASSRALELAGIRRDTADPAGGSIVRDARGEPTGLLVDTAMELVEEKIPAPSRAELRAELLAGVEALARAGLGSVHDMGTTPEMAEVLAELAADGALGVRVFAHLYGKPEAIAERMASPTRVGLYREVGVKLFADGALGSHGALLSCPYCDRPSERGLALMEPHELTEAARRIHEAGLQIAIHAIGDLANRRALDAIAAAQGSDRSRRHRVEHAQILAPEDLPRFRELGVTASMQPTHATSDMPWAEARLGRERLLGAYAWRSLARSGARLAFGSDAPIEHENPWFGLHAAVTRQDRQGAPERGWLAEQCLSVPEALEAFVCGAASAVLQDDPRLRPGARADLCVVDRDPLETAPSDLWRTETLATWVDGRERYAKR
- a CDS encoding SGNH/GDSL hydrolase family protein, with the translated sequence MRFERPSFTTLCAAGVAALAVGFVRCGAAPAPPPAAPAPSPVVPAQSAPPVEPPSPPPSAEPTAPAPKQKVVVAALGDSLTDAKSGGGKYLDYLAKRCPESRFDNFGKGGDMVNQIRRRFERDVLSSGTDYTHLVVFGGVNDLYSDLTAGRTPKKVATDLTAIYDAARARGWKVVALTVAPWGGFTKYYNEKRAASTRELNAWIQSQAKEGKVHHVVDAFALLSCGDPEKICPDYAGSLRDGLHFGPPGHEKLGAALYEQVFASCR
- a CDS encoding CDP-alcohol phosphatidyltransferase family protein, coding for MAIFAMNLGVGAIEVYKKTRKRPDLFWNTYVARPPAAAVVALLAGTRVTPDQVTLFAFVVAMAAAACVIALPGYWGFLIAIVVFELSYVLDCVDGMLARWRGTASATGHLLDFLMDEIKAFVLLGAISVRLFREHHDTLYLLIGVGGLVALATGIAITTFQRRPEVSGRPADAKDTPGSGKRSLVSLIASAPLGVAKWLVHYPSYILYVAIAGRPELYLYPYVAVNALYALKSLAWLALRFGRGARA
- a CDS encoding DUF4178 domain-containing protein translates to MAVAQGSCPSCGASIEFGVGSSIAKVCEYCRATVVRSDRGLENLGKVADIANTPSLIAVGDQGTLSGRPFEVLGRVQLDHGKGPWDEYYVAFDYGQAWGWLAYAQGKWYVTSQTPGLAIPPYTALYVEMDVPLGAAGNFRVAEIKTGTIVSAEGELPAAFPRGFVRHYADCYGVNNAFATLDYHDNRGSYEVFTGWVFDEPQMQVTQLGPRSAQKIKSAMIKCPQCGGDIPKLAGDRAERVGCPYCGAVSDVALQQVVAQQERAMQLPDIPIGGRGTLDGVEYICIAYMKRSSDFEGERYTWEEFLLWSQPVGYRWLVKDPETGWSWVTSVNLAELELYGMPNQVGWGGRSFSRRNQNVARVDYVLGEIYWKAEIGEETQVTDFISGNDVLSREAGGGEANWSYSAPMPWAVIANAFGLPVDGAGAQGIAAGGGSSGGSGGCASTTVIIIVILLILLICALGSCGACIGDGSGSSGSSSSGSSGVRSGSGVYSGGK
- a CDS encoding four helix bundle protein; translation: MPQPSLPHHRLLAWHLAAELVRLVNDIRISDAEDRREARRAAKSCARNVAEGAGRTSRADKARVYAIARGECGECVASVELAGATGACAAGDVARVTELGSRLSAMLYRLS